TGTTAATTCAGATACAAATTTTTAAGTAATCCTGTCTCATAAAGCAGTTATAAATTCAGATTGTTTCAATTAGTGATtcttaataaaaatgaagatctTCATAATAGAACAATATGATAACCCATTTTACCATTTGGACAGAATTGGGTGTTGGGTGAAATACATGATTACCTGTCAAAAGAACAGTTTAAGCAGATCTTAAGCAGATGATTCTAAATGTTGGGGGAGTCAGCACACTTGGTCAGAATTAGCTATCTTCTACCTCTTAAAATTGCATCAATTCTCATTTTGTTAGGTTTTTAtgttcataaaaaagaaaaaattagtaaaatttgGCTTTGAATTTTCAATTCATGATTGAGAGAAACAACTCTCTGACTAAAACTATAGCATCATTCCAAGCTGGCTTGAAGAAAATCGTGTTGAGGTTGCGGAATGAAAACCtcatagaattctttctttcttgtaaACATCAGTGTCTGAGATGTTGATAATTTAGTTGGCTGGAAGCATTAAAAAAAGGTTGACTTGAAAATAAAAACTGGGCTTTTTTACCTGTGAGAACTAAATGAAGTGGTTGCACCAAGGACACTAGCAATAACTTAAGTCCCTTCTTACCAGCCAGGGTTTCATAGTCCAGGTTAGTGTGTGTGACCCCATTCTTTGGGCTTAAAGAAATCCTCACACCAATTCCTGAGCTATGAAGCTGCCTCAGAAGGCTGCAGTGGCAAACGTCTCCTGTGCCTTAGCCTTGGGAAGGAGCCATAAATTGTTTGGCAGAAGTGTGGGCACTGCCTTACTGGAGGGCAGGAGCAGGGCCCCTCTCCAGTGACATGTAGCTTATCCTGGCTTAGACTTCAGGGAACTGTAAGTCCTACTCAAAAATTTGAAGGAATGAGGGTTGTAAAAAGTATTTGTAGAAATCTCTTTAATGTtttagaagcaggagaacatgAATGGAGTAAATCACCCAGCACGAATCATTTCCGAGTGCTGGTTGATCTCTGAGGCTGGTGTAGGGCAGTTGCTCCTATGTAAGTTGTACCCTTTTCTGAATACAGCAGAGGCTATATATGACCTCCACAATTGCTCTTCATGTTTTTGTGAACTTAATAGTgccttttgttaaaaaaaaaaaacagacaaaaaataattttttgaccttccttttttaaaaggtgTAAGCTGACATCTTAAGTTTGAGGACTTAAgatgtttattttctttgtaggACTTTTTAATCAAATACACATGGGAGGCTGTTACTTCTGCATGATGACTGGAGCTAGATCTGAGTTTTGGAATCAAGCTGTAGATTTTGAATTTGTAAAGATTATTACACAGTTGTTTAATTTGTTGTGTACAAGATAATTTGGGCAGTAAGTCGGTGGAAGTCACGTGTCCTCTTAAGAATGGAGGAGCATTATTCTAAATAGGAACCAAAATACTGATACTGTATTCACAGTGGAGGGAAATTTCTCCAAGCTGACTCCCTGTTACACTAGCCAGTATACTAAGGTATTAgtattaacttttcttttttacataaagatggaaataaaaattacagtgtccatttttttcttggtcaCAGTGTTTTTCAGATAACTCTTCCTAGATGCAATATGCTCTCACATGTTTATACTATATTCTGtactgatgtttaaaaaaaaaaaagattgctgcAAAGCAGATTGGCACATTGATTCATCAAGTGTCCTAAGTTAGACTACATTTTATATCATAATGCTTTGTACcacttaatgaaataaattatttttagttcaCAATATCCTTAGTTTTGGACAGAGTATCTTTCTTGACAGTATTTTAAACCCTGTTTTGGAAAACATTCACGATATTAAAATGCTAATGGATACATTTAccatttttagtcattttatttcttaaaatcctTAAATATTCCAGCCCAGAGAAGGACCTGATTCTGATATCAGCTGAAACATCTTACCATGGATTTTGTTAGTTAGGgaagaatttaattgtaaaatTCTTTGTGGTCATGAAATGTGTGTGTGAGATACATTTGTTGTGAACTTTGCTCTTTTTTTTGTGCAAATGGAGCTGAGATAGGTAATCTTAACACCCTAGTTAACAAAGGGAAATTCAATTTAATAGAAAAGATTTTGAAAGcagttaacatttttatcagaaaTGTAACTTGCCTTTACTCTATTTCACTGATTGAAAGAGATGTGCTGGAATCTTACcattgcttatttttttccactgaaaaatgatcaaactGCAAAAATGTGGTTGGAAGATGTGGGATATACGAATGTTAGGAACTTGAGGATGACCCTTGTAAATCATCTATAAGGACAAAGCAGCCTTACTTTTCCCACCTCGTGTCCAATTCTACGAACCAACAACTGCTGAAAGAAACAACTAATTTGAAAAAGACTGATTACTAGGAACATCAGTTAATAGATTTTGTAGACTTCAAACTTAATGAGTAAACTATGAAGTGGAAGACCAAACATGCACTGTAATAACAGGATGCAGAGGCGACCATGGGAGGTGATAGTCCTCAGACCATACCTGTTGCATTGTTAGATGTAGGCACTATATTTGAGGAAGGACTTTGACAAACTGGTAATTACCCAGAGGAAGGCAAGATGATGCCGATAGGCCCAGAGACCACACCATATGAAGATCAATTGAAGGGATTGGTAGTATCTAGCTTGGAAAAACACTCTGAGGGGACAGACATGATAGCTATATTCCAAATATTTGAGAAGCTGTCATGAAAAAGGATGAttggaggttgtttttttttaaacccttaccttccatcttcaaatttcaatactttgtattgcttccaaggcaaaagagtggtaaggactaggcaatggaggttaagtgacctgcccagggtcacacagctaggaagtgtctgaggtcaaatttgaacccaggacttcccatatatgggcctgacactcaatccactgagccacccagttgctcccatGGATGATTGGAGTTCTGTTTGACTTCAGAGGGCAGAAATAAGGACTAGGAACTAAGTGGGAAGTTGCAAAGCAAAAGACAGAGACTCAGCTTAAAACAAAACTACCTATCATTTATAACAGTCCAAAATGGGAAGGGATTGCCATGACACCTTCAAATGAAGGCTGGATTCCCTTTGGGGGCATTAACATGCATGTGATCTATATTGATACTTTGACCTGAATAGCTTAAATTTAAAAGTCCTTTTCAACTTGAAACACTGTGTGCTCAGAAACATTCTATTTGACCTTTCTTATCTGACCATTCTATAAGACCTGGGAGAGTGAGCCCATTCTGAGCCTTAATCTCCAGTAGAATTAAGAgatctttttaaatgtttgagtGTTAGAGATGATGGTGTCTCAGCTTTGAGAAAGGACTTGATTTATCTTCTTTTAATACCAGGTTTTGTAATTCCCTAAAAGATAAATGCTTATGGGATATTGCTCCTAATAATGATTTTTCAAATGAGGCTTGAATCTACATTTCTTGAAAGTTTTTAAACAGGCATTTCAAAGCTTTAGTTTGTGTTTTTCTAAGGACACAAATGCTACATACTCTTGTTAGTGCAAATAGGCTTTagatagtgatggtgaacctatggcacaagtgccaatGACATGCAGAACACTCTCTGGGCATGTGGCCACCCTCCCCCTGCTAGAGATCagtattagaaaggcagagggagactcaggtggagctgctcccctccccctctccatccagcctgatgacatttttttcacatgacccacccctctgcccagcagcccaatgggagcacatagCAGGTAAGGTGGgtagctcacaggcagcagagctggaggggagtggagcactCAGCCTTCCCCCTCTATACTCACTGAAGACagtcctcacttcacccacccctctgcccagcagcccaatggaagagcTTTTTCCCTCCCCCGTGTGAGGTAAGGGATGGGGCAGAACGTGCCCAATTCAATAGGGGCTAGGGGCACAGCACTCAgtggggcagggcctggcactccatctctaaaaggttcaccatagATGATTGTCTTCTAAAGGGAAAAGAATGCTACAATAAAACTCATGGCACAGTATCATAGTATATTAGTAGCTGGAAAGGGGACTGTAGGATATAGATGCTAGAATGGAACCCAGATTGCTATTGCTGAGATGGACGATCCagccctcattttatggatgaggagcTCTAAGGCCCAAAAAAGATTACCCAATGTTATGATCTTTTGTGGTctgctttaaaaatcatttatttgtatttatacgTGGAGTGGCCTAAAAAGGTGATCAAAGATGTAATTGAAATTCTTAGGAAATAGAACACATTTCCAAATCACCTATttacaaaacaaaatttcaaaggaaaaccaGGAGTCATTTCATATTAGACTGCCCATAGTATTGTCAGATTAATGCCCATTTCTAGCTGCCAGTATGATCAGATCTATGTCTTCAGTTGCTCCTTACTTAGAAATGTGTCATAGGTTTTAAACTAAGACCTCAAGTAGGTAGAGGGTTGTAGTTGGTTATTAGTTTTGTTGCCAAATTCtgaatattttattgtttgtgtCCATCAAGCCATTGACTCTAGGTTTCAATTTCCTCCCTTGCACAGAGTTTAACTACTAAAAAACACTTGTTGAATTTCAACTCTAGGATCAGGCAGTTAAGCCAGTAATTGTGTAATCTAGTGTGTTTTTAACCCATCCTGGGTTTCCTTGTTAAGTCTAACCCAGTTCGTAACAGTGGTAaaacttgaaggtttacaaagacCTTCCCTTTTAACAACTTACTGGTAAAATACTGTTTTTGTTTGTGAGTTTCTGGCTATACTTTTACTTATAGCTTCTACAGCACTCATGAAGACCCATAAGTCCTTATTATACTAAAAGCAGGCCAGCAATAAGAGACTGTCAGACCTGCCCAAACCATTCCTTCTCCCAGATTGGGGTTTTGTTGAGGCCAGCACTCTCTATAGCCAACTTAGCCTTCTGTGTTTCTCAAGACCTAGaaccaattaaattaattttaaaagcactATCCTAAATAAATGGTAAGTAGGATAATTCTTTATAAAGTAGGTGTTTTAGGGACACCCTACTAGATTGCATTCTTAAACTAAAAAGATCTAAAAAGCAAGAGAAAGCATGTTGCTACAAAAATTCCATGACTTTGAACCTAATTGCAGGAACTATGCCTAAATTATCCTAGAGAATACATCTTGGCACAGACAAACATGACTTCTTCCCACCATGGCTGTGCCTACTGCCTAGTCTCATCCTAATATTTCTAATGCGAGATGTCCATGTGATAGTTGGCCTTCCCTAGTTCTTTCTCTTAGGCCCTGCCTTGAGGACAGTCTAGTCCAGGTGCTCAAGGGCATTAACCCAGACTGCCTTACCTGAAAGGTGAGGGAAGGCAGGAAGCATGTAATTCTTGGCTTTTATTgggaacttgtgaatccttttacAAGGATGAATAAGCCTTTGTTTTAGTATGGTACATGGAGAAGCACTGGATATGAAGTTATGGAACTTTGGTTTAAATCTTAGTTCTACTTCTCAGTCTGTGTGCTTGGGGacttcagtggatagaatgctggacctagagtcaggaagacctgacctCAGGCTTGCTTCAGACATGACTAGCTAGCTATGTGCCCACTGGACAAATGACTTAATCTTTGTCTGCTttggttttctcatatgtaaaatggggataataatagtatctgtaGTCCAAGGAAGGTGTTCAGTCAAATAAGACAAAAATtgtagtgctttgcaaatcttaaagaataTGAATGCTATTCATATAAAAAAGAATGGGAGGAGATGACTCCTCGCTCTGGctaggtcatctggtccaatatTTTGGTATATGCATTATTGCTGATGTAGGCATTTTGATTAGGAAATGTTCTTATTGCTTCAATACAAAGCAGGCCTACACAACAAAGCACTGATCAACTTGCTTATTGAGGGAGGGGGACTGGAAAAGAATACAACATCTTAATGACTAacaccaataaaataaaacaatttattgTGTAAACATTAAAAAAGTTGATAGACAAATTGATAAGTTATCCCAATTATTTGCATTGATTGATTGCAATAAAATCTTAAAACCACTTTTTCACAGTAATTTTCTTACCACCTTGTTTTACCTGAATTAAGACATCCGTGGCCAGAGAATATTTGGAATAGACACTTTTGGTCTAAATACCCCAAAGCACTTAAGGGTTATGGTGGCTAAATCCTTAATTGGTATGCATAAGACACTAGCAACAATCAGAGGCACCCTCATTAGAATTTTAAGCAAAGGTTTCAGTCTGGGCCATCAACATTAGATttccattagatttttttttctagttttagaaCCTTTGTTAAAAACTCTCTGCCTAGTAGCACCCCCCAAGTTAACACTCATCACTGTTTAGTTTGGGTACACACTGGTGGCTTTTCCTCAGCTGTTCAGAAGTCTCTGCTCATTTATCATCAAACAGATCTTAGGCTTAGGATGGCTCAGATCCTCTCTGGGCAGCCACAAAAATGGGAATGTCTTGTTATCCCAGCTGCTTTCACAAGTTATAACCTTGGAGTAAGAAGTAGGTTTTCAAAACCAGGTGGTAAGGGCCTAGAAAAATGGTCAGGAAGCTTTAATTAGATACCTGTCTTTTGGAGAATGAAAAATACGTTTTAATAATCTAGGGACCTATGAATCACTTGAACTAGCATAAACTGTTCTTTAACTGCATGATTGATCACACCAGACTGTCCCACTGTAACAGCTGCCACCATTGCTGGCTGAATGAAATCTTCCGTTTCAAAGGGACTGACTGACTCAAATGGCAGGAAATTAGCTATAGGCGCTATCTTCTCATAATGAAAATTTACTCTTGTGACTTGCACATTCATAATGCCATGCCACATCCAAATGGATCGAAAATATACAACCTTTAACTTCTACCCTACCACTTTATTCCCTTTCATCACAAAAGCTTTGGTCAAAGAGAGGTAACTTCTCTATATCCAGAAACTTCTGAACCCTGTGACATGTATCTGTCTTGATGACGTCTTCATCCTCCCTGGCTAGGAAGGTGTTGGACAGAAATGTGGCCTTTAAGCACAGTTATTCTACCAAACGCCTCTTTAGGACAGAAGTGTAGCCAGCAAAGGAAAAACGACGCAAGATCCAAATACCTATGAAAACAGCATTCTAGCCAAACATTACAAAGACAGACCCGGATGAATGGATGCACAGCTGAGGACTGTAGAGGTGGGCATTCAAGTGCGGGTGATTTTTTCAGGGGGCATGAATCCACTGTCCCCCAGAGTCCTTAGTGCCACCCTTCCACTTGGACGGATCACCAGATGGGTTATACTGCCATTATTAAGGGACATCCGCAGCCAGCCTTCAGGAGGGAATTGTAGTGCTCTTGAGAAGAGGAAAATGGTAAAAACATTAGTCCATGCTATACAGACCAGACACTTGGAAACAGGGCTGACAAACATACTAAGTTCTTTGTCGCCCCTTCCCCTGGACaatcccacccccctccccccatcccctgaATAGAAGTGCACAAGAtggatcagtgatggtgaatcttttagagagtGTGACTTGCCTCGCCACAATCCTACCCCTCCCAGACTGAGCGGCATGCCCACCCTGCCGGAGACAGGTGCTGTGCCCCTTTCCTGCATGGAGTGCCCAGCATGGCCCAccccctccttaccccacacaggggaaggaggaagcacttccatgggcagctaggcagaggggcaggtgaagtgaaaaaaatgccTTCAGGTTTggtggaggggagcagctctacccTAGCccccctgcctttctagtaactaattttggggggaggggagcagagcagcccctgcccacagagagctctctgcatgctatctttggcatctatgccataggtttgccatcaatgCAGTAGATGGAcaaaaattgtcaaaaaataaaagttaacacTGCTGAGACTGCAAGAGAAGCAGCTATTGTAAATCACTGGTGTGATTATGGGAAAAAACCTTTTAAACCCTCAGGAAAGTAACAtgacaatatacagtattgacagCCACTTTTTAAGAGTAAGAATTTGGACCCTACATTCACCTGTTAGGAATATGGCACCCTAAAAACAGGAATACAAGACATGAAGGCTAAAATGATTGAGAGGGTGAGATCACAGGATCACAGTCTTAGAGCCGGCAGAGACCCTGGGAATGGACAAATGGAAATTTAACTTAAGCCCTCCAACTCCCATGTTAGTGTTCTCTCCTGTAATGGAACATTTCAGTATAAGATGCTGAAACAACTACAGAAAAATTAAGTTTCATGAATTATACTGAGCTAGAAGAGGGCCCAGAATATACTTCTTATGGATATGGTTCCACTTTAAGATAGACAGGATTAAATGTTTGGGGCTTGGAGGGGGATTCTGTTCCTCATTTATTTCTATAGtgaaatatataacaaagagaaacaaatgagGCAGGCCTTTCTATCATCCTGGTATGGCATAAAAGTTACAGAGGCCTGTTCTTTTTAAGCTGGTCTTTTCTCGAAAATCACCAGGCAGGGTGCTGCTCAGAGAATACTAAACCGTGTGAGGAAGCTACCGTCCAAATTTCAAATAACAAATGAAAACCACCTCTTTTATAGCTCTACTGCAACAGGACAGCCTCCATACAGGATGGATGGCCATAAAGTACTCACTATAAAATCTGTAGATTTGGGGGGCCTTTTCAGTTGGGGGTGTGTTTTGCTTAACTCTTCACATTTGTTACaggggttttgtttttccattttttcaatcgaaaggaaggagaaggagaaggagaggaagaattggATTTTTGTTGATtcgcttaaaaaaaaatctcattcaaTTCTCACAGCAGCCTTGCCAGGTAGTTACCATGATGATTCccttttacaggggaggaaattgagacatatcttgttaagtgtttgaggcagaattcaaactcaggactttcctgactccaagcccactgTTTTATCCACAGTGTCATCTAGATGCctagaaataaaatacaaaggaagtttGATGTTACCTGCAGACAATGTAGCGGATGACGTTTGCATGACATACAAAGATTTCATAGCTATCCTCCTCCTGCTTGGCATCAGCACGATGGATGAAATTCCGAAATGCAGCCTCAATGCGGGCTCCATCCTCATAATACTGCTAAGGGCAAAGTGGGGAATCACAGACTTAACAGACTGTCCAGCACAAACACCCCTTCTGACCCTTGGATGAGGAATTTATAAAAAGCCCAGTCTTGAGGTGGCTGATCTAAGATAGGGATAGGGATGCAGGAAGAAATACAAGGATATGTGTGaaaatggaggagaaagagatcCTTCATGGACAAAGTCTCAGCACTGCTACACAAGGTGACATTTTTTAAGCAAACATCTATCCCAAGATGAAAAGCCACCCAGAAAGAAAGtcttgttctgttttgtttttttacccgGGCCTCTGGCTTCCACTCAGATACAGGAGGGTCAGGTTCGATGGGAGCGCCTTCCCGTAGCAGGTCAGTGCTGATTCTGTTGACTCCTGCAGAAAAAGGAGCAGTGCCCCCATCATGAGGAAGGTGCTGGGGAACAGGGCTGATGCCTAGTATGTACACTGGGCATAAGTGACCCTACAAGCTGAAGGAAGTCTATTCAACATCCCTAAGCTGATTTAGGCTTTTGGGTCTTGGCATCCCAAGGGACAAGTAGCCTTGAGCTAACCATGTCACAGTAGTACCATCTTATTCCAGAGAGTAGTTAACTAGTAACAGGGAAACACAGAAGTGCCAACCAGGATCACTCTTCACCAAAAAAGAAAGCAAGGCTATCAATTACCTTCAACTCAAGGTGAAACAGAAACTCTATTGCCCATAAGAGTCTTCCCACCTCAGGAAGACAGCCCAAGATGGGTTTGAAGACCCTTAAGAAATCCAGCTCTCTTCCCTTGGGTTTTGTATATGTGGAAAAGAGGTTGCCCAGGTCTCCTCAGTACTACCACACCTAGTCtagccccttattttacaaatgtaacAAGCAGTATAATCCAGTGCAAATGGACTGCAAGGTTCTTGGGACCCTGACAAGTTGCTTTGGCTGAGAGTCTGGTCtcttctcttcatctataaaatggggataataaccacTATGCATTCCCTCCTTCATAAGGCAACAGAGGCATGGGAGTGTCTCCCAGCTATAAAGCACTAAAGGTCAGTTATGATTGGTTAATGACTGATAACCAGGACAAtacaatattttacattattttgtgGGAAAACACTAAGTGAGGGTGATAGCCCTGATAGCCTGTAGTAGGTTCATCAACTGTTCTCCCCATGGCATACAATACAAATTGGAACGTAAGAGTACTGTCAAGACATTGCAGTCACCTACCTGGCAGGTATTTGGAGATTATGTCAGTTGTTTCTATTGCCCGGGTCATAGAAGAATGCACGATCTTATCAAACTTAATGCCCAAGCTTGCTAATCGACAACCAGTGAGTTCAGCCTGTTCACGACCTTAAAGTAGAAACAGATTTTACAATTATAATGACAAAGCCcaaagaaaactgaatcaagcttgtaatgttttttttttaatatgtgcaGAGAAAAATATTTGATTTGGTATCTACTCTGCCTAGACTTGATTAACATCCAACTACATGTATAAATCCACAACTAGGAACAACTGCTTATTCACAAGCAACATGGCTGCTAAGCATTTAATTCATTCAGTCTGAAAATCTTCAGTGTGAGATGTGGCCCATATACCAAGGACATAGGGGTCTCCTTGGACAAACCTGTGGAAATGCCAAGAGCCTAAAGGCTCGTGGGAAAAATTAGCCCTTTTTTATGCTTAGCTCAATAATGCTCCATTTGGGTAACTGCAACACTGAGCTGTTCCTCGAAGAGGTAAAGAAAGTTGGAGCACTGGGGATAGATACATGGATGGCATGCCATGCTCCCTCCATCATGGAATCCCGATGTCAGTTCTACCTTCTGCTCAAGGCCTTCCTGAATTCTCCAATCATTagtcctctcccctcccctgttCTCAGAAATGCTATTTGTCTGTGCTTGTTGTATCCCCTGAGAGAATGTCACTGTGCCTACAAGGGCTGTTTTAAGTTTACATTAATAACTTCAGTGCTTAGACCCATAGTGGGTCCTTAGCAAATGCCTGCTGAAATGGAGCCAAATGTAGAATTTTGAGTCAAAGTAGAAATTTCCTACATAAGCTGTTAGTTTAAAAAAGCTAAAATGATGGATGGAGGTCCATTAGACTTCAAATAAAAGGGATACAATTCCAAAGACCAGCCTGTTCAGAATGAGGTTTGTAGAGGGCAAAGGCAGCAGAAAGTAAAGATCACAGATGCATGGATTAGCATTACCGCTAGCCAAGAATCTTTCTCCCAGAAATTAAGGTTCACATTAAGCAAGTGCTCCCTTTGTGGGTTGGAGGCCCACATACCCAATTCAGTAAGAGTTCGATCCTTATCAAGGCAGCCATCTGAATTGTACTGGGAATGCCTGATCAGGAAGATATGGCGAGTGGCTCTGGCTTTGAAGTTATCCAGTTTGGTTGCGATCTCTTCTTCACCAGTTTCTACACTTCTTTTCCGCAGGTTGATAAGAGACCTTGGTTCtcgtctaattttaaaaaataaaatatgttatgACTTTCTATTTAATTCCCCTATGAGTATATTTTCTAAGAAAACTGTGTATCCCACTTTCAGCCTCACAAATCACCTTGGTATCTAAGTAGTTAAATGTAAGAGAGGTGGCACCAAGCAGCTCTGTGTTCTAATCTCATATAACACTCATTACTAAGTAaacttatttacattttaatcaatTGACAGGTTTTCcattggcaaaaataatggatgCTGTAACTTCTTTCTGAAAAGTCTTAGTACTATTGCAACTTTGAGTTTAGTTTTCTAAAACATACTAGAATTAGAAATAGTTGAGGAAACAAGCACAGGATGTGTGGTCTTAAAATTACACATAATCTGattagaaaagaattaaaatctagaccttaaaaaagagaaatgagggaaagctaggtggcttagtttgaaagccaggcctagagacttaagatcctgagttcaaaactggccttagatatttcctagctgtgtgacttaaaagggcaagtcacttaacccccattgcctagcctgtaccactcttttgctttggagccaacacagtattgattctaagatggaaggtaagggctaaaaaaaaaaagagggctcCCAGCCTAAAAAGCCTGGTCCTGCCACTTGTACTGCCTATGTGACTTTAGCCAGATCCCTTACCTtcaattcagtttcctcatctgcaaaatgagaggattggactggACTAGATCACTTTTAAGGTCACATTCTGGATGTGTTCTACTTCTTCTCCAGGTTATCTCTCCTCTTGCAGTACCAAGTACAGGGACCTATCTTTACCTGATGTTCctacctcaactataaaatgaagtttgCACTAGAAAGTAatagcagctagcatttatataggagcTTAATATTAAAATACGttaaaaatattctctcattGTATGCTCACAACAATTTTGGATgtgagatgctattattatccccagttggcagataagaaaagtgaggctagatttgaactttgtCTCATTGACTTCAGTGAtgtattcactgtgccacctatcagAGTCTAAAAAATTGCTAAGTTTCTTTCTAGGatcataaattagaaaaaaaaaaaaagatttactgaGCATTTCTTCAACTGCTGCCACGGACTATCCCTCTAAGGAAGGGTTTGCTGACTTTACTGTAAGCACTCATTAGTGTCAAGTATTACATCCActtgattttgttattttatctGTACCACTTcctaataattattttgttttgtccaGATCTCCAATTTAGTTTATCAGAGTAAGAAACTCCCTCCACCCGTTGGGATCCAGAATTCATTAAAGGGTTCAGAGTTGCCTGAGGTCCCAAATGGTCACAAGGTTAATAATGAGTAGGTCAAAAGCAAAACTGTAAACCCAGATCTTACTAGCTCTCAAAGGCCTTTTATTCACAATATCAATCATCTCTTTACTCACTCtatcttaaaataaaaagctGCTACAGGATTCAGAGACCTCTTACAATTCTTGCCTTCCCTCCACTAAACACCTGGCAAGTAAAAATCTACAATTTGACTTTGATGTATCTTTTCAGTTTTCTGAAAAGAATCTTGAGATGGAGTTACAAGACCTGTGTTCTAGACCCAAGGCTGTCATGTACCTGTCACAGATCATTTGATCCCTGGCCATTTCCTCGTCAGCCACACAAAATTGCCAACAATGCACCTTTTGCCACCCCAATCTATTCCTGCTATTCTCTCCAAATC
This sequence is a window from Monodelphis domestica isolate mMonDom1 chromosome 3, mMonDom1.pri, whole genome shotgun sequence. Protein-coding genes within it:
- the PGAM5 gene encoding serine/threonine-protein phosphatase PGAM5, mitochondrial isoform X1, coding for MAFRQALKLAVCGLAGGSAAVLFSAVAVGKPRGMGAGDPEPRWAGPEAPAWAERLRPGPCNGVWDSNWDKREPRSLINLRKRSVETGEEEIATKLDNFKARATRHIFLIRHSQYNSDGCLDKDRTLTELGREQAELTGCRLASLGIKFDKIVHSSMTRAIETTDIISKYLPGVNRISTDLLREGAPIEPDPPVSEWKPEARQYYEDGARIEAAFRNFIHRADAKQEEDSYEIFVCHANVIRYIVCRALQFPPEGWLRMSLNNGSITHLVIRPSGRVALRTLGDSGFMPPEKITRT
- the PGAM5 gene encoding serine/threonine-protein phosphatase PGAM5, mitochondrial isoform X2, which gives rise to MAFRQALKLAVCGLAGGSAAVLFSAVAVGKPRGMGAGDPEPRWAGPEAPAWAERLRPGPCNGVWDSNWDKREPRSLINLRKRSVETGEEEIATKLDNFKARATRHIFLIRHSQYNSDGCLDKDRTLTELGREQAELTGCRLASLGIKFDKIVHSSMTRAIETTDIISKYLPGVNRISTDLLREGAPIEPDPPVSEWKPEARYYEDGARIEAAFRNFIHRADAKQEEDSYEIFVCHANVIRYIVCRALQFPPEGWLRMSLNNGSITHLVIRPSGRVALRTLGDSGFMPPEKITRT